Genomic DNA from Nitrospirota bacterium:
CTTGTAGGAGTTCGTCGTCGGATTGGTAAAGGCGGCCAGCGCCGGCGCATGTTTTAGAATCCCGCCGATGTAGTGCAGGCACATCTGCGACACGCCCGCATATTCCTTTCCTGCGAACAGGGGCTTGCCGTCCTTCCAGATGCTCTGGTGGCTATGCATGCCCGATCCGTTATCGCCGAAGATCGGCTTCGGCATGAAGGTCGCGGTCTTGCCATGTCGGCGAGCCACGTTCTTCACGATGTACTTGTACATCATCATCTTGTCTGCCGTTTTGACCAGCGAATCGAAGCGGATATCGATTTCCGCCTGACCGGCCGTGGCGACTTCGTGGTGATGCTTCTCGATCTGGATGCCGGCTTTCTCCATCTCCAGAATCATCTCGCTGCGGATATCCTGTTGCGTATCGGTCGGGGCAACGGGGAAATAGCCTTCCTTCTGGCGGATCTTGCCGCCCAGGTTATGGCCTTCCTGTCCCATGTTCCAGACGCCTTCTTCGGAATCGATGAAGTAGTAGCCGCTGTGGCCATTCTGATCGTACCGGGCTTGATCGAAAATGAAGAACTCGGCTTCGGGCCCCCAATAGGAGGTATCGCCGATCTTCGTGCTCTGGAGGTATTTCTCCGCCTTCTGGGCGACATAACGCGGATCGCGATCGTAGGTCTCGCGCGTGATCGGATCGACCACGTTGCCGATGAGGCTCAGCGTCGGGACTGCACAGAACGGATCGAGA
This window encodes:
- the glnA gene encoding type I glutamate--ammonia ligase — protein: MNVREVLEYVKKHKVQIVDLKFVDLIGTWQHFSIPTNELTEDLFKDGSGLDGSSIRGWKAINNSDMLVVPDPSTACLDPFCAVPTLSLIGNVVDPITRETYDRDPRYVAQKAEKYLQSTKIGDTSYWGPEAEFFIFDQARYDQNGHSGYYFIDSEEGVWNMGQEGHNLGGKIRQKEGYFPVAPTDTQQDIRSEMILEMEKAGIQIEKHHHEVATAGQAEIDIRFDSLVKTADKMMMYKYIVKNVARRHGKTATFMPKPIFGDNGSGMHSHQSIWKDGKPLFAGKEYAGVSQMCLHYIGGILKHAPALAAFTNPTTNSYKRLTPGFEAPVLLAYSSRNRSAGIRIPMYSPSPKAKRIEVRFPDPAANPYLAFSAMLMAGLDGIQNKINPGEPAEQDLYDLEAKAAAKIRTMPGSLDEALNNLEKDHEFLLKGGVFSKDLIEAWIGYKRTKEVDTMRLRPHPYEFYLYYDV